Genomic DNA from Providencia sp. PROV188:
AAAGTTGCCAAATATTCTGCGCAAAGCCAATCAGCACCATGACAATCGCCATCCCAAGGGCAGAGCGCAGCAACATTAATTTACGACCGTGGCGGTCAGAAAGGCGCCCCCAAAAAGGTGCGGCAATAGCGGAAAATAGGAAGGTAATACTGAAAACGGCACCAGTCCATAAATTCAAAGAGCCATGGTCAGTAATACCAAGTTCTTCGATATACAGAGGAAGAAAAGGCATGATCAAGCTGAAGGCAGCGCCCGTTAGAAAGCAGCCGAACCAGACGATGTAGAGGTTTTTTTTCCAGTAAGTACTTTTCTTCATGTTCTCCCTTCATATTTCGCGCCGCAGCGTTGTTGGCTTCATTCACGGACCCCAGTCACATACTTGTGTATGCTCCTGGGGATCCACTCATTTGCCGCCTAGCTACAGCACGAACTATTTTGGGAGCACTCCCTTCATACTTCGCGCCGCAGCGTTGTTGGCTTCATTCGCGCACCCCAGTCACATACTTGTGTATGCTCCTGGGGATCCACTCATTTGCCGCCTAGCTGCAACACGAACTATTTTGGGATAACTGCCTGCTTCAATGCGAAAAATTTCGGGAATAGGCAGCCTAGCGGTGGTGGATTTTATCTAAATCGCCGTACAGGGAAGGTTCTCCCTTTGGACGCGTTTTAAAACGGCGGTGCATCCACATATATTGCTCTGGCGCTCGTAAAATTTCTTTCTCAATGACCTGATTCATCATCGTTGCGGTGGCGACATTATCGTCTACAGGGAAATTATCTACGGCCGGCTGGATCAGCAATTTATAACCCTTACCATCGGGTAAGCGGATAGCTGAAAATGGTACAACGAGTGGATTGCCAAGAGATAATAAGATTTGTGAGCCATTGGTGGTTGCCGCTTTTTCTACCGCAAATAATGGCGCGAATGAACTGTTTCTAGGACCGTAATCATGGTCAGGGGCATACCATAAAATTTCCCCTTCTTTTAATACGCGGATCATGCCTTTAACGTCTTTACGGTCGAGCATGTATTTATTGGATTTCAAACGTCCACGAGTTTGTAGCCAGTCCATCAGTTTATTATCGTTAGCGCGATAAACACCAATGCCGGGATTCAACATACCAAATGCACGACCGCCGATTTCCAACGTTAAGAAATGGACGCCTAACACAATAATGCCACGGCCGGTTTCTTGAGCGGCGAGCATATTTTCACGACCTTCAACTTTAAGCCAGCGGCGCACTCGCCAATCAGGCCAGAACCACGCCATTCCCGTTTCGAAAACACCCATACCGACGGCTTCAAAGTTTTTATCCACCATTTTTTGGCGCTCTTCTTGGCTCATCTCAGGAAAACACAATTGCAGATTACGATCGGCAATTTGGACACGTTTTTTTAAGAAGCGCTTGGAGAAACGCCCCAAACGGGTACCTATCCAATAAATGACGGGATAAGGAAGCAGGACGAGCAGGTAGAGCACGCTAATGCCAAACCAAACTAGCCAGTAGCGAGGATGTAATAAACTTTTTTCAAACTTTGGTGCTGGGATCATTGTTTTTTCGGTTTCTACTTAAGTGGATTTCAATTAAAAATAGCTTGTTAATCTGAATGATATCAAATTAACCCGCAAAAAGTTGTGCTGTTTGCATGGTGCTCATTAATTCGGCAAGGTTTCTCACTGCCATTTTTTCCATCACTCGTGAGCGATGTACTTCAACGGTTCGCACAGATACGCAAGCGACTTCTGCAATTTCACGGTTAATTAGCCCTTGAAGCACATAGGTGCAAACGTCTTTTTCTTTCGGCGTTAAGGTTTCATAACGCTGTTTAATCAATGTGCGTTCAGTGGCTTTTATAGTTTGTAAGCGAGCTTGCTCAAGGGTTTCGGCAAGCTGCTGACTATCAATGGGTTTTTGTAAAAAATCGATAGCGCCTAATTTCACCTGTTCAACCGCCATCGGGATATCCCCATGACCAGAAAGGAAAATCACCGCGAGGGTGCTTTGCTGCTCTTTCAGGTATTGATGTACTTGGCGCCCGTCAAATTTTGGCATACGCATATCGAGCAATACAATACCTTCCTCATGCAGAGGGGCTTGCTGGATGAACTGCTCACTGTCGTTCCATACGGTAACGTTATAGCCGAGCGTTTCGAGTAAAAATTGACAGGAATCAGTGACATCGGTGTCATCGTCGACAAGGTGAATGACTGGCATTAATTCATACCTCGTGGCTTATTTCTTGTTTGTATAAGTATCTTGCTTATATAAATGGTATCCATAACATTGTCACATATAGTTATTGGGAATGTTATCTTTTGTGTGGCAAAACATGCGCTATATTCTGATTATCTCGAGTAATTAAAAATTAGCGTCACACGCAGCCCATTCTTACCTTCATCATTATGTTGATTTTCAATGCGAATATCCCCACCTTGGCTTTGAATTAATCGCTGGCAAATCACCAATCCGAGTCCCAGCCCTTCCTGTTTAGTGGTGGCAAATGGCATGATCCCTTGATTAAGCTGCTCGTCAGGCATTCCACCGGCATCATCTTGTAATACAAGTAAAAAACGTCCATCGGCAAAGTGAAAGCCAAAGGTTAATGTGGTGGCGCCCGCTTGTAGGCTATTACTGATTAAATTTGAGAGCAGCTGGTCGAGTAAGGTATCTGGTAGCAAGAGCTGGACATCGGGAGTTTCGGGTAATTGCAACCTAACGGTTGGGAAATGTTGCTCAACTTGCAACAGTTGCCAGATATGATTAATGGTCTGTTTGACGGATTGCTGGCGTAGTGTCAGACAGGATTCTTGTCCCGGTTTTCCTGCCCATAAACGCAGGTTTTGAATAATGTCAGCACCCCGTTGAGCCTGTTCATCAATTTTACTGATCGCACCAAGAAGAGGGTGGTTTTCCGACTCTTTCTTCAATCGCAAAATAGAGCCTTGGGCATAATTTCGAATTGCGGATAATGGTTGATTCAATTCATGGGCAAACCCAGAAGCCATTTCACCTAATATATTGAGTCGTTGAGCTTTTTGTAGATTAGCTTCTTGCTGACGTAGGCGGTTATGTGCGACTTCTAGCTGTTGGCTACGACGGCGAACCAAGAAGGCTATCCAGACGTGGTTAATACCCAACAATAAGAATATTAAGGCGATAATGCCGATGGTAATTTGGTGTTGAATTGTCCAACTGACAATATCTTGCCAAATTTCCCGTTGCTGTGGGTGTTGGTTAACGTCGCGCAGTAAGTTTTCTACTTGTGTGATGGATGCTGGAGCTCCCCAGCGCATATTAGGCGTATCGCCAGATAGCAAAACTTTGGTGACTTTATCCACTAAATTGTCAGGAACTTCGCTTAACGCGGCGAATGACCAATTGGGGTAAAGTTCGGTGCTCGTTAGGCAAGGTAACGCGCTCTCTTTTTGAACAAGCGGACGGAATAGGTGTTTATCAATCAGTCCTTCACTGTCCATATTTTCTAATAAACAGACGGGGACAATTGCCGCAGAGAGGGATTTATCCCGTAAAGCGTATAACAGCGCATCCGCGGGAAAGCCCAAAAACTGCATCCGAAAGTCTTTTTCAGTGTCATACCCTAAATCCCTTAACACTTTATAACCTAATAGATATCCCCCAAATGCATCGGGAGATATTGCGCCGACTTTTTTGCCAATGAGCTGATCCGCGCTGTGAATGTCGCTATCTCCACGGACCAAAATAAGGCTACCAATCACGTTGCGCGTCGTACTGTTTGGCTCCACATCCGAGCGTAAAGAGAGCAGCCAGCGTAAATGATAGCGGTTATCGAGTTGGATAAATTGAGCAGGGTTAGTGAGTAAAAAGTCAATTTTGCGATTCGAAATCGCTTCTTTCATCTCTTCAAGATTCAGGGGTTGCAGGGTAAAGCGTTCACCCGGGATGGACTCATTGAGGGTGTCGACTAAAGGTTGCCAGTGCAACTGAGTGAAACTCGGTCCTCGCAGGGCGAGAACACCGATTGTCCATTGCGCCGCACCCGCCGGAATGCACCATAACAGCAGGGTCATTAAAAGTATGTGATACAACGGCATAGACGTTTTTTTTAACATTTGAGGTTTATTCGTTGCGTTAGATCAAGATCCCTTCGGGTATGTGGAAAACCACAATAGGGGCGCAAGGCTTTTCTTCTTACTATGAACTCAGAATTATTAGAGTAGCACAAAGATAACACACCGATTTTAAAGAGAAATAAGAATTTAGTGGTTATCAGACATCGGTAACACGGTGTTACCAATACGTAAGATAAACCAATAATAGATTGATTATTAACTTTTATTTTCGCATTAGCAATGTCAATACTGGAGCCGATTATGGATCTGAGTAAACGAAAATTCCTACAACAGATTGGGGCCGTCACTGCCGGGGCATCGCTGATCCCAATCGCCGAGGCAGGGTTAAGTTTTTCCCCAACTCGCCGTGAAGGTAACCCTGAGAAACGCTATGGCATGTTGATTGACTTACGCCGTTGCGTAGGATGTCAATCATGTACTGTCAGCTGTTCTGTCGAAAACCAAACACCTCAAGGTCAATTTAGAACGACGGTTAACCAATATCAGGTCTCCCTAAAAGGGGAAGAAGGGTTCACTAACGTTCTACTGCCTCGCCTGTGTAACCATTGTGATAATCCACCTTGCGTGCCTGTTTGCCCAGTGCAAGCAACGTTCCAACGTGAAGACGGCATTGTGGTGATTGATAATGAGCGTTGTGTAGGCTGCGCGTATTGTGTGCAGGCTTGTCCGTACGATGCGCGTTTTATTAACCATTCAACACAAACTGCAGATAAATGCACGTTCTGCGCGCATCGCTTAGAAGTTGGTTTATTGCCAGCCTGTGTCGAATCTTGCGTGGGTGGCGCGCGCATTATCGGTGACTTAAAAGACCCGAATAGCACTATTCGTAAGATGCTTTCTGAGCACGAAGCGCAAATCAAAGTTTTGAAACCGGAAAGTGGTACGTTGCCGCAGGTGTTTTATTTAGGGCTGGATGATGCGTTTGTAGAACCGTTGCAAGGTAAAGGGCAACCGGCATTATGGCAGGAGGTGTTCTGATGAGCGAACAAGTGACTTATATTTCCGAAATCATGGCACAGCCACAAGAGTTTTTCTGGCTTCCTTGGGCGGTGCAATACTTTTTCTTTATTGGGATTGCTGCCTGTGCGGTGCTGTATGCCTGCTATCTTCATTGGCAAAATCGCAGTGGAAACGGTCGATTAGAAATGATTGCCGTGTTTATTGCTATCACGATGGGGATCACGGCGCCGTTAGCATTAACGGCTGACCTGCACCAAACCGCCCGTGTATGGCACTTCTATGCACATCCAACAATGTGGTCTTGGATGTGGTGGGGTTCGGTGTTGCTACCGCTGTTTACCACGTTTGTTGGGTTGTACTTTGTTGCGCTGCTGGTCAAATTGATTTGGAAGAAAGAGTATAAAGCGACCCGCTGGGTAGCGTTACTGAGTGCGTTATCATCTATTGGTTTACTGCTATATACCGGTCGTGAAGCTTCTGTATTAGTGGCTCGCCCAATTTGGTTTAGCTGGTGGATGCCCGTGCTGATGTTCTTAAGTGCGATGCAAGTGCTGCCAGCGCTGATTAGCTTAGGTGCGCGTCGTGAACCGCAATATCAAAATCGTTTAGCGCGTTTTCAAGTGATTACGTTACTCCTGTTTGCTGTTTGTTTTGCACTGTGGATCTCTGGTGATACCACATCTGGAATTGCAGTTCGTCAACAGTTAGATGTCACAAGCCCAGGTTGGTGGATGTTAATGGGCGTATGCGCGCTGTGGGTAATCACGTTTGTGATGGCGCTGAGTAATGTGAAAGCAGTTCGCTCCGTTCCTTACATTACGGTTTTAGCGTTAGTGTCTATGGCGTTAGCGTGGGTATTACGTTGGATTTTCCTGATGGAGATTCAAGCGGTACCAAAATACAACATCATCACCAATCCATACCATTTCCCATTAGGTAATGATGGACTACTGGCGATTGTCGGTACATTTGGATTGTGGATTGCATTAACAATTATTGTTCGCGAAGGTGTTCGCTGGTTTGCGGGGAGAGTGCAACATGGCTAAATTCTCAAGACGTCAATGGCTTAAAGGTGGTTTAGTTGTCGGTGGTCTTGCTCTTTTTGGGGCGAGCTATCGTGAAGTTGCCAAACGTGCTGTAGATGGTTTAGTGGATGGCACTTCTGGCAAAGTGACACTGGATCGCATCAATGGTAACTCGCTTATTCCTGAAGGAACGGCGATTGGTGGTTGGAAAGAGAACCCTGCGCAAGTGGTTTCAATGACACAATGCTTCGGTTGCTGGACGCAATGCGGTATTCGAGCCCGTGTGGACAGTGCGAAGAATGAAGTTTTGCGAATTGCGGGGAACCCATACCACCCTCTATCCCATGAGAAACACTTTCCATATGGAATGCCATTATCCACTGCATTCGCCAAAATGGGCGGCGAAAGTGGATTAGAGCATCGTTCAACCGCATGTGCTCGTGGTGCAACGCTAATGGAAGGGTTAACCAGTCCATTACGTATTCTCGAACCGATGAAGCGTGTTGGTAAACGCGGTGAAGGGAAGTGGGAACGTATTAGTTTTGAGCAGTTAATCAAAGAAGTGGTTGAAGGTGGGGATTTATTTGGTGAAGGTCATGTGGATGGTCTGCGTGCTATCCGTGATTTAGAAACGCCGCTGGATCCGGCTCAACCGAAATTAGGACCCAAAGCCAACCAGTTACTGGTGACTAACGCCGGGGATGATGGCCGTGATGGCTTTATTCGTCGCTTTGCACAAAACGCTTTTGGTAGCAAAAACTTTGGTGCTCACGGAGCTTACTGCGGTTTAGCGTATCGTGCAGGCTCTGGTGCGTTGATGGATGACTTGGATAAAAACGCCCACGTCAAACCAGACTGGGATAATACCCGTTTCGCGCTGTTTATTGGAACATCTCCAGCGCAATCAGGTAACCCATTTAAACGTCAAGGTCGCCAGCTAGCGAGTGCTCGTTTACGTGATTCGTTTAACTATGTGGTGGTATCTCCGGCTCTACCATTGACCACCACACTAGCCAATGACCATGGTCACTGGGTGCCTGTTCAACCGGGTACTGATGCGGCGTTGGTGATGGGGATGATCCGCTGGATTATCGAGAATAACCGCTATAACGCCGCTTATCTGAGTGTGCCAAGTGAAAAATCCATGGAAGCGGCTGGCGAGAAAAGCTGGACAAACTCGACGCATCTAGTCATCACCGATGATTCTCATCCTCTGGCGGGTAATTTGTTACAGCAATCTCACCTAACTGGTGTAGCGGCTGAAGAGGGTGAGGATGAGAAAAAAGCCTATTTGGTTCAGGATGCAAGCGGCGAACTGAAACTGGCGGACGATGTGACAAATGCAGAGCTGTTTGTGACTCGCCAAGTCACGCTTCATGACGGTAGTGAAGTGACGGTGAAATCAAGCTTCCAATGCTTAAAAGAAGCCGCCGATCGCATGACGCTGGAAGAATACAGTCAGCGTTGCCAAGTCCCTGTAAAAACCATTGAATCATTAGGAAAAGCATTAACCTCTTATGACAGAAAAGCGGCGGTGATATCTCACGGTGGCATGATGAGTGGCAATGGTTTTTATACAGCATGGTCTGTGATTATGCTTAATGCGTTGATTGGTAACTTAAACTTAAAAGGTGGTGTTTCTGTCGGTGGCGGTAAATTTAACGGGGAAAATGATGGTCCTCGCTACAATATCGCAGGCTACAAAGGCAAGGTGAAACCGAAGGGTGTGGTGCTATCTCGCAGTAATGAAGTGTATGAAAAGTCGGATGAATTTAAAGCAAGGGTGGCGGCAGGTGAAAAACCGTACCCAGCGAAAGCACCTTGGTATCCGTTTGCGAAAGGTCAGTTAACTGAACAGTTGGCTTCAGCATTGATGGGATATCCTTATTCTCTGAAGGCGTGGATCACCAATATGACGAACCCAGTTTATGGTATTGCGGGTATTCGTCAGGTGATGGAAGAGAAGCTGAAAGATCCCAAACATCTACCGCTGATTATTGGTATTGATGCTTTCATGAATGAGACGACCGCGTTAGCGGATTACATTGTGCCAGATACCCATAACTTCGAGAGCTGGGGTTTCAGTGCACCATGGTCAGGTGTTCAGGTGAAAGCGAGTACTGCGCGTTGGCCGATTGTTGAGTCCCGCACGGCGAAAACAGCGGACGGCCAGCCTGTTTCTATGGAGTCATTCTGTATCGCAGTTGCTAAAGAACTAAATTTACCGGGTTTTGGTGACAATGTGATTGCAGATATGGATGGCAATATGTATCCGTTAAATACCGCGGAAGATTACTATCTGCGTGTGGCGGCTAATATGGCTTGGTTAGGTGAAAAACCGGTACCGGAGGCGGCAACAGAAGACATTACGATCAGTGGTGTCGAACGTATCATGCCGCAAATTACTCGCACATTGAAACCTGAAGAAGTTCGCCGTGTTGCATATATTTTTACGCGCGGTGGTCGATTCGCACCTTATGAGAAAGCGTGGGATGGCGAAGGGACGGGTCCACAGTGGAAAAAAGGGTTACAAATTTGGAACCCTACGGTGGCGATTAACCGTCATGCGATCACCGGTGAGCGTTTTAGTGGTTGCCCGACCTACTATCCACCGCGTATGGCAAACGGTGAAGATGTGAATGCGGTATTCCCAGAGAAAGAGTGGCCATTGAAAATGATGTCATTTAAATCTCATGTGATGAGCAGTTCCACAACCATGATTGAGCGTCTGCGTCATGTGAAACCGACTAACTTGGTAGCTATTCACCCTGATGATGCAGCGAAAATGGGCGTTAAACATGGGGATTGGATCAAGATCACTACACCGGGTGGCCATGCTGAGGCTCAAATTAGTGTGCTCGATGGGGTTATGCCGGGAGTTCTCGCCGTTGAACATGGTTATGGCCACACCGAAATGGGTGCAAAACAACACTATTTAGACGGTGAAGCCATGCCGATGAATGCGGCAAATGGTTCAGGTATTAACTTGAATGATTTAGGGTTCGCAGACCCGACTCGTGAAGTGGCAAATACATGGCTTGATTGGGTATCTGGCGCCTCCGTGAGACAAGGTTTGCCAGCTCGTATCGAGTTAATTGGTTAAGACAGAAGTCCATCCAGTAGGTTGTAAGTTAGTAAAGTGTAAGTAGTAAAGTGTAGTTAGTAATATAAGCAGTAAAGAGGTTTCTGACCTACTCTGTTCTGCATAGCGGAGTAGGGAAGTACCCCTAAAGCAGTTGACATTGCGCTCTACGATGCGGTTTACCCATCGTAACTTCGGCAAATGCCAGGGAGGGGGAGCCCTCCCTTTTTTCTTTTCTAAAAAGAATTATTTCCCCTAATAAATCATCACAATATATTCCCCTAACAATAACCTTTCAAATAAAGGGTTTTTTATTAACATAATAAAAGGGATAATAACTCAAAATTAACGAGCAATTCTTTGCTGGTGATTTAAATCTTTTTTATATCAAAGTATTACATAGGAAAGCGAACACCATGCCAGTGTTACACAACCAAGTTTCGAATAAAATCCTTAAAGAACGTATGTTGGCTGAAACTGAGCCGCGTACCACAATCTCTTTTTATAAATACTTCAATATTCAAGACCCTACAGCATTTCGTAATGAATGGTACCAACAATTCAAAGCGTTGAGCGTATTTGGTCGAGTATATATTGCCAAAGAAGGGATCAACGCACAAATTAGCGTACCGGCCTCCAATGTCGATGTATTGCGGGAACTTATCTACGCAACAGACCCAGCCTTAAATGACCTGCGTTTGAACATTGCTATTGATGATGATGGTAAGTCCTTCTGGGTACTGCGCATGAAAGTCCGTGATCGTGTGGTTGCGGATGGTATTGATGATGAAACTTTTAATCCTGCGAATACTGGGCAGTATCTAAAAGCCGAGCAAGTCAATGCGATGATTGATGATCCAGACACTATCTTCGTTGATATGCGTAATCACTATGAATATGAAGTGGGTCACTTTGATAATGCGATTGAAGTGCCATCAGATACCTTTAGAGACCAACTGCCAATGGCGGTTGAAATGCTGCAAGACCAGAAAGATAAAAATGTGGTGATGTATTGCACGGGCGGTATCCGCTGTGAAAAAGCGAGCGCTTACATGCTGCATAACGGTTTCCAGAATGTTTATCATGTGGAAGGCGGGATCATTGAATATGCACGAAAAGCGAAAGAACAAGGCTTACCGCTACGTTTCAAAGGTAAAAACTTCGTGTTCGATAACCGTATGGGTGAGCGTATTACGGATGATACCTTAGCGCATTGCCATCAATGCGGGGAAGCTTGTGATACTCACACTAACTGCAAAAATGACGGTTGCCATTTACTGTTTATTCAATGCCCAAGCTGTGCTGAAAAATATGAAGGCTGCTGCAGCCATGCGTGTACCGAAGAGATGAAGCTGCCTGAAGATGAGCAGCGTGCTCGCCGTGCTGGTCGAGAAGTGAGTAATAAAATATTTAATAAATCCCGCCATCGTTTAGCGGATGGATTATTAAATAGCGAAAAGTAATATTATTTTTAAATGAAGAAAGCCCTTTTAAAAGGGCTTTTTATTTTAATAAAGATACTTAAAAACATTATAAATAAAAAATAGTTCAATTCTGTTTTTAACAAATACTTTTGATGTAATATGCCGTTTTTGTGAATAAACGGTGCTGTTACTTATGCCTAATTTTCTAGAGATAATATGATTAGGGGTTTCATTCATCCAGTTGTTAATTATATTTTGTTCTTTCATAGTAAAGATGGATGAGTCATTATTATTAGCAAGCTTAGTTATTTTTTCTATTTGCTCTGAATCAGTGATAACTTTATCCAATGTTTGAGTCATGATATTTTTTGACATGATGAAAAAATTATCTTTTAGTAACAGAGGCTTGTCTGTTAAAGGGTATGCGGCATTGATGTAGATATAGAATCGAATGCTACTGGTTCTGTTTAGTAGAGTTTTCAATGTTGGGCAATAACTCGAGTAATGGCAATAGTAAGTTAAATTTACCAAAACAATACTGGGCGAGTATTTATTGATATATTCAATCCCTTCATTAATGCACCCTGTACTAATGAACTTTAATTTTCTATTAGAAGATAAATATTCGGTAATACCAAGGCGGGTATAATAACACTCATCAATAACTAATATTCTCATAGGGAACATCCTTGTTCGAAAAGAGTATTACAATAAATTGGAATCGATATTGAAGTCAATAAAGTAATAATAAAAATAATAAATTACCGCTTGTATTTGCAATTAATTCATAATTTATAGTTTCTATTTTATCTTTAATAATAAGCAGAAAAATTTAATTTATTAATGATGTAAATTGGAGTGGTTAAATGATAGTGAATGGATATTTGTTATGAGACAAATATCCATTCTTTTTACCTGCTAATGAGTTTTGAAATCAGATTCAAGATATTCGCCAGACTCAATCTTATCAATTCCAGCCTGAAGAATATTAATCAGCTGTTTGGCTACATCGGTTGTCAGCCACATGGTTTTATCAACTATTGCGCTATCCAGGCTATTGTTCTGTTCAGGGAGGTAATGTAAACGTAACATCATCGCATCGTAGGCATCGACAGTACTGATATCCCAGCCAACAACAGGGTGAGTTTGGATTACATCGCTTTTTCTATTCATTTAGACCTCCTAATCAAACATCGTGATAAATAGTAAATATCTATTACTGACTAAGAGCAGGTGACTCAGAACGAGCTATATCTAGTATAAGAAGATTTTTTTAATATGGTAGTAGTAAAACTATTTTTTTGTGAATTTTGGTGAAAATTAAAAAAATAGCCGGTGATTCTTTAAAAAGAAGATGTGAAAAGGATAAAACCTTTCCACATCATAATGTTATTAGCTTACTTTGATAGTCCAACCACAATCTTCACCCGCTAAGAATGGGATTAATTTATCTGTCCCACAAGCAATAGATTCGCAGGTTATATTCTCAGATTTTGTCAGTGTAATGTGACCTTCATTGACAGGTAATCCATAAAACTTAGGTCCATTTAGTGAACAAAATGCTTCG
This window encodes:
- the bssS gene encoding biofilm formation regulator BssS, with product MNRKSDVIQTHPVVGWDISTVDAYDAMMLRLHYLPEQNNSLDSAIVDKTMWLTTDVAKQLINILQAGIDKIESGEYLESDFKTH